The DNA window TCGCTTTTCAAattgtgatttaatttttattctagGTGCGACTTAATAGAatattttggttgcttttagcgaaattttttgtttttagtggATAATTTGCTAATTGCTATTCACACTGAGAAAAATATCGCTCTACCAAATTTAAAATCTGACTCGCCAAAATGATTTTGCTGCTGTATTtcttaaatttagttgctagTCATAAACTAAGTAGCTCTGTTAGGCATTTGCTTGaaatatacattaaattattatttataaaaagaattgATTGGCATCTTTCGGAACCGAGCGATTGATGAGTAGTTCAATCGAACTTATCCTGAACGATTCGATACATCGCTAGCCAACACTAGTCGTGTGccattgttttgttgttgttgttgtggttaaGGGCTCCGGCTGCTCTAAAAACAAAGTATAGTGCGTGTTGTGGGTGCGAGCGCCACCCAAAAAGGACgagcaattgtttgttgttgctgttgtggttgcggCTGCGGTTGTTGTTATGTGCTTAAGGCTCCAGTGGCTCTAACTGTCAGCCAGGTGGAATGATAATGGCGAGGGCAGTGTGTGGCGGCTGTCCTTCAGCCAAAACCAGCAGAAATCTATTGATTTTTAACAATACCGCATACAGACGCACGCCTAAGCTAGCGCACGCATGTGAATGATGAATCTTTGCAAACTGCGTGTTTCTCGTATATGTGTGCAAGCATAACGCAATTGATTCAAATTCGGATTCGgagaaaatagaaaacagCTAAGCACAGCCACCGGCTATGCTGTGATACAGTGCACAAACGCTATAAGCGAAAAACAGTGAAATATATACACGCACAGACTAGTGTGGCTAAGTGTGCGCCATTTGAAGGCCAAGTTTACGTGCGTCAAATTGTACGGGttaattgcattgatttttgcCTACAACttcagcagtagcagcagcagcagcaacaacaacaacaccagcgacgacaacaacaacaacagcaaaatcgTTTGCATGCTGCATTTCAAGTGATTCATTGGCACAAtcacatttaattagttattagGTCATCAAGGTGTGCCCACCCCCCCATCTGTTTATCTTACCGCAGGCATTTTGAAGTGTATAGCATGTTAGCcaagcttaacaacaacaacagcagcaacaacaacaacactggcTGTTGAGTAGTGCAGTAGCTAAGGCTGCATAAGAAGCAAGCATAACGATGAATTCGTGCAGTGACAGCAGCAATGACTCCATGGCCATGGAGCCGAACGCCAATCCAACGGAACTACACATGAATTTTGCTGGCAGCGCCACAGGCAAGAACGTTGCTGTGTCCGCTTCGCAGGAGCGCTATGTGTGGGAGATGCGTACGCGTAGTCCCAATGTAACGCCAGCCAGCACAGTGCTAAATTCACCGGATCTGAATGCCGAGCTGCAGTATGCGCCCATGCATCAGCATCAGccttttgagcagcagctgcccggCTATCTGGGCACACAGCAGCCGCCGAACTATTACTATCAGCGACCGCATCCGCATCAGATACGCGTGGGACGCAGTCCCGGCAGCAGCCAATTCGAGCCGGAGGTGAGTAACGTGCGTCAACAAGAGACAGACCTTTTGGTTAGTTACTAGTGTATGCTTTGTTTGCAGGGCCTAGCCAGTCCCGGCTCACCAACGGATGTGGGCAAAGCGGATGGGCATTGCCTGCGCGATGGCGAGATTGTTGTCTTTGATGACATCGACACCAATTGGATGAACAAACCCGCGACTACAACTGCGCTCGATCGTCAAAGCAATGAGGATGTGCTGAAAGTAACCAAAATGATTGGACAGCTGCCCATAGCCGAGTACGAGGGCTCGCCGCGTCGTTTTGGCAATCAGTCAGCCGGCGCTGGACCAGTCAAGCCCGCTAGCTACAACGCCAAGCGTGCGCCGGGATTTCCGCAGCGCGTCTCGCCAAGCACAGCGCAGCGTCTGGAGAACAACAATGTGCTGGGCAGCAAAGCGTCCATGGGCAATCTGATTGATCTAATTGATCATGAGGGCACGCCCACtaaaacagcagccaaagtgcCCACGTTCGACTATCTGTATGAATTCTCAGAGACGCGCAAAGTGCTCGAAGAGTTCTTCAAAGCGAACCCAGACGATGATGAGAAACACTTTACTGACTATACCACAGAGAGCGGCGATGATGTGGCAAGCGCTGTAAGTTGCCAACGACAAAAcgattaaaaattgttaaacttaTTAATTCTGCTTTCAGGACTTGCCGCCGCGCGTTGGCGTCTGCAACGTGGATAAACATATCGAGCAGGCGTACATTGGCCAGCGTCTGGCTAGAATACCCAAAGATGAGCTCTACATGGTGCATCGATCGCCTCGCAAACAGTCCAGCGAGCGCATTCCGTATGCCGAGCACAACGACATTGAGCTATATATCGATTCGAATAGTCGCAGCAGCGGTGAGCTGGCCGACACCGAGCTGGAGGCGAATCTGCGACGTCATTCGCGCAACTTTACTTTATCGCCGGAGACAACCGATTACGATTCGAACTGTGGCGACTTGGACAGCTTGTCCAATGACATCAACTGTGCGACAACGGACTATGGCAAGCTCTACACAAGCATGCCCGTGCTGGAGGATGGACTCAGCAGTGGTCATGCCTCCGATACGGAGAACAATGTGTCTGTCATATGcgacaagcagctgcagcagcagccacaacagtcGCCACAGCTTATCGAGGAGCATGAACACAATGGCAATAGCGATGGCGAGCGGCTGGAGAATGAATACAACAGCGCCAGTCTGGCTACAGCTACCACCTGTGCCTCGCCCTCCCGCACACCTTCACCCATGCCGCCACAGGCACGTGCCACAACgccagcagaagcagcagcggcggcggcggcatcgCCTTCGCCACAGCCACAAGTACAGCTTGTCATtgacgcaacagcagcagcgctaactGATAGCGACCACTACGGTCCCGTTTatgcggcagcggcggcggtggcagcggcaacggccaCGCTCAACAGCAAGCCAACGTCATCGGCGATTGGCGCATCGTCGCCAGTTGAAATACAGGAGGCAATGAAAGAGATACGCACAGCGCTGCAGCGCGCCAAGACACAACCGGATAAGCTCAAATATAGTGATGATGGCATGTTGCCTGCAGATCCAGACTCGCCTGTTTGGGTGCCGCGCAAGCCAACGGCAACGCCACATCGCGCCGAAGACGATGAAGCCGATACTGATCTGGAAACAGATCGCTTGCTGGGCCAGCAGGATTTCTTTGGCGAACAGGTGCGCGCCTACAAATTCCAATGCCCAAGACTTTAGCTAACTcgcatttcatttcacttcATTTCAGCTTACGGCTGCGGATAGCAATGCCAATGGCTTGACCAACGATACGGCCAGCAATCTCAATGGCAGCGACAATAACAGCAATCCCAAGCCGCAGGCTTACTCAACGGCCACCATACGCCAGGGCATTGGCACCTCACTGACGCCCAATTCGCCGGACATTTGTCAAATTGTGGGCAATGCCGATGTCTCGATCAGCTCGCCCGACAAGCTGCAGTACACCAAGAGTCCCACGGGCTCAATTAAGTCCCTCAAGGATGCCACCAACAGCGATAAGAAAGCCAAAACACGCAATAAAGAAGGTAAGCTCTTCATGTTTATGATATCAATGGTTGTACTATATacttatgcgtgtgtgtatgtgtgtgtgtgtctttgtttATCTATAACCGCCCCCCAATTTTATTGTGCTCtgatctgtgtgtgtgtgtttttaactCTActctcaaactcaaactgtaTCTCTgatattttgtttctttgtcGTGTACGCTGCGtattgaaattttcatttacatatatatgtgtttgaTGGTTTATCATGCCTGCCATGTAAGTGAATGTGCCTCACTGTCACTATCTCTATAATCCCACACCTTCCtagccccccaccccacccacaaACTTGTAGTCTCTCTAACGGAGCTGTGAATGAATcaacttaacttaattaaattgaaattcatattaacaataatacaTTAATCGAATTATTTAgctcaataaattaatgaataaactcaacataaataataaataaatgattcgAAGCTATTTGTTATGCAGTTGTGATtcataaatgatttaaattgatttaaacataattttttaaattacacaaatttGCTGtctatcaattaattaaacattataGCAAAGAATAagaaactttatttaaaatgcgaAATTGATTCACAAATCATTCATTCACTCACAGCTCTGTAAACTGTATAAACATTGGTTGAACTAATTGTAACTCTGtttaaactattattaaaCGTAGATACgcactatttaatttttcaatccaattacaattttcgaatacatttttaaatacctTTCGACACTACTCAGGTCTCTTGGAACCCAAAGTGCTGATAGAGGGTGTGCTCTTCCGAGCTCGCTACTTGGGCTCGACGCAGCTCGTCTGCGAGGGTCAGCCCACGAAATCGACGCGCATGATGCAGGCCGAGGAGGCGGTCTCACGCATTAAGGTATGTTTAAGTGTTAGCTAGCCAGGCTAGGCTTGGATGCAGCTAGAGATACCCAGCTGAGCAGCTTGTTCTAACAATTGCGTCTATCGCTTTTTCCATTTCTCTTAACCTTTAATTCAAACATAATACCCATGCTGCGACTCCTTTAGGCTTTGGTAAGCAACCTACAtagacttttgttgtttaaacgTATAATTATAGTAAATGCCATGagcaactattttaatttatttatttatgcttgccCACAGGCGCCGGAGGGCGAGAGTCAGCCCAGCACGGAGGTGGATCTGTTCATATCCACCGAGAAGATAATGGTGCTCAATACGGATCTCAAAGAGATTATGATGGATCATGCGCTGCGCACCATTTCCTACATAGCCGACATTGGGGATCTGGTGGTGCTCATGGCGCGTCGTCGCTTCGTGCCCAACAGCGTGGGCGTCGTCGTCGATACGCTCTCCTGCAATGCCACCGCCGGCGACAGCATAGAGAGCGAGGCGCTGAAAGAAAAAGAGAACAACGGTAGCGGCAATAACAAGGAGAGTGGCGGCGGCTCGTCCAACAACAAACTGAATCGCACACCCAAAA is part of the Drosophila busckii strain San Diego stock center, stock number 13000-0081.31 chromosome X, ASM1175060v1, whole genome shotgun sequence genome and encodes:
- the LOC108606942 gene encoding uncharacterized protein LOC108606942 isoform X3, which codes for MNSCSDSSNDSMAMEPNANPTELHMNFAGSATGKNVAVSASQERYVWEMRTRSPNVTPASTVLNSPDLNAELQYAPMHQHQPFEQQLPGYLGTQQPPNYYYQRPHPHQIRVGRSPGSSQFEPEGLASPGSPTDVGKADGHCLRDGEIVVFDDIDTNWMNKPATTTALDRQSNEDVLKVTKMIGQLPIAEYEGSPRRFGNQSAGAGPVKPASYNAKRAPGFPQRVSPSTAQRLENNNVLGSKASMGNLIDLIDHEGTPTKTAAKVPTFDYLYEFSETRKVLEEFFKANPDDDEKHFTDYTTESGDDVASADLPPRVGVCNVDKHIEQAYIGQRLARIPKDELYMVHRSPRKQSSERIPYAEHNDIELYIDSNSRSSGELADTELEANLRRHSRNFTLSPETTDYDSNCGDLDSLSNDINCATTDYGKLYTSMPVLEDGLSSGHASDTENNVSVICDKQLQQQPQQSPQLIEEHEHNGNSDGERLENEYNSASLATATTCASPSRTPSPMPPQARATTPAEAAAAAAASPSPQPQVQLVIDATAAALTDSDHYGPVYAAAAAVAAATATLNSKPTSSAIGASSPVEIQEAMKEIRTALQRAKTQPDKLKYSDDGMLPADPDSPVWVPRKPTATPHRAEDDEADTDLETDRLLGQQDFFGEQLTAADSNANGLTNDTASNLNGSDNNSNPKPQAYSTATIRQGIGTSLTPNSPDICQIVGNADVSISSPDKLQYTKSPTGSIKSLKDATNSDKKAKTRNKEGLLEPKVLIEGVLFRARYLGSTQLVCEGQPTKSTRMMQAEEAVSRIKALAPEGESQPSTEVDLFISTEKIMVLNTDLKEIMMDHALRTISYIADIGDLVVLMARRRFVPNSVGVVVDTLSCNATAGDSIESEALKEKENNGSGNNKESGGGSSNNKLNRTPKMICHVFESDEAQFIAQSIGQAFQVAYMEFLKANGIENENLAKEMDYQEVLNSQEIFGDELEIFAKKELQKEVVVPKAKGEILGVVIVESGWGSMLPTVVIANLMSGGAAARCGQLNIGDQLIAINGMSLVGLPLSTCQSYIRNAKNQTAVKFTVVPCPPVVEVKILRPKALFQLGFSVQNGVICSLLRGGIAERGGVRVGHRIIEINNQSVVAVPHDTIVKLLSSSVGEILMKTMPTSMFRLLTGQETPIYI
- the LOC108606942 gene encoding uncharacterized protein LOC108606942 isoform X2, which codes for MNSCSDSSNDSMAMEPNANPTELHMNFAGSATGKNVAVSASQERYVWEMRTRSPNVTPASTVLNSPDLNAELQYAPMHQHQPFEQQLPGYLGTQQPPNYYYQRPHPHQIRVGRSPGSSQFEPEVSNGLASPGSPTDVGKADGHCLRDGEIVVFDDIDTNWMNKPATTTALDRQSNEDVLKVTKMIGQLPIAEYEGSPRRFGNQSAGAGPVKPASYNAKRAPGFPQRVSPSTAQRLENNNVLGSKASMGNLIDLIDHEGTPTKTAAKVPTFDYLYEFSETRKVLEEFFKANPDDDEKHFTDYTTESGDDVASADLPPRVGVCNVDKHIEQAYIGQRLARIPKDELYMVHRSPRKQSSERIPYAEHNDIELYIDSNSRSSGELADTELEANLRRHSRNFTLSPETTDYDSNCGDLDSLSNDINCATTDYGKLYTSMPVLEDGLSSGHASDTENNVSVICDKQLQQQPQQSPQLIEEHEHNGNSDGERLENEYNSASLATATTCASPSRTPSPMPPQARATTPAEAAAAAAASPSPQPQVQLVIDATAAALTDSDHYGPVYAAAAAVAAATATLNSKPTSSAIGASSPVEIQEAMKEIRTALQRAKTQPDKLKYSDDGMLPADPDSPVWVPRKPTATPHRAEDDEADTDLETDRLLGQQDFFGEQLTAADSNANGLTNDTASNLNGSDNNSNPKPQAYSTATIRQGIGTSLTPNSPDICQIVGNADVSISSPDKLQYTKSPTGSIKSLKDATNSDKKAKTRNKEGLLEPKVLIEGVLFRARYLGSTQLVCEGQPTKSTRMMQAEEAVSRIKAPEGESQPSTEVDLFISTEKIMVLNTDLKEIMMDHALRTISYIADIGDLVVLMARRRFVPNSVGVVVDTLSCNATAGDSIESEALKEKENNGSGNNKESGGGSSNNKLNRTPKMICHVFESDEAQFIAQSIGQAFQVAYMEFLKANGIENENLAKEMDYQEVLNSQEIFGDELEIFAKKELQKEVVVPKAKGEILGVVIVESGWGSMLPTVVIANLMSGGAAARCGQLNIGDQLIAINGMSLVGLPLSTCQSYIRNAKNQTAVKFTVVPCPPVVEVKILRPKALFQLGFSVQNGVICSLLRGGIAERGGVRVGHRIIEINNQSVVAVPHDTIVKLLSSSVGEILMKTMPTSMFRLLTGQETPIYI
- the LOC108606942 gene encoding uncharacterized protein LOC108606942 isoform X1; its protein translation is MNSCSDSSNDSMAMEPNANPTELHMNFAGSATGKNVAVSASQERYVWEMRTRSPNVTPASTVLNSPDLNAELQYAPMHQHQPFEQQLPGYLGTQQPPNYYYQRPHPHQIRVGRSPGSSQFEPEVSNGLASPGSPTDVGKADGHCLRDGEIVVFDDIDTNWMNKPATTTALDRQSNEDVLKVTKMIGQLPIAEYEGSPRRFGNQSAGAGPVKPASYNAKRAPGFPQRVSPSTAQRLENNNVLGSKASMGNLIDLIDHEGTPTKTAAKVPTFDYLYEFSETRKVLEEFFKANPDDDEKHFTDYTTESGDDVASADLPPRVGVCNVDKHIEQAYIGQRLARIPKDELYMVHRSPRKQSSERIPYAEHNDIELYIDSNSRSSGELADTELEANLRRHSRNFTLSPETTDYDSNCGDLDSLSNDINCATTDYGKLYTSMPVLEDGLSSGHASDTENNVSVICDKQLQQQPQQSPQLIEEHEHNGNSDGERLENEYNSASLATATTCASPSRTPSPMPPQARATTPAEAAAAAAASPSPQPQVQLVIDATAAALTDSDHYGPVYAAAAAVAAATATLNSKPTSSAIGASSPVEIQEAMKEIRTALQRAKTQPDKLKYSDDGMLPADPDSPVWVPRKPTATPHRAEDDEADTDLETDRLLGQQDFFGEQLTAADSNANGLTNDTASNLNGSDNNSNPKPQAYSTATIRQGIGTSLTPNSPDICQIVGNADVSISSPDKLQYTKSPTGSIKSLKDATNSDKKAKTRNKEGLLEPKVLIEGVLFRARYLGSTQLVCEGQPTKSTRMMQAEEAVSRIKALAPEGESQPSTEVDLFISTEKIMVLNTDLKEIMMDHALRTISYIADIGDLVVLMARRRFVPNSVGVVVDTLSCNATAGDSIESEALKEKENNGSGNNKESGGGSSNNKLNRTPKMICHVFESDEAQFIAQSIGQAFQVAYMEFLKANGIENENLAKEMDYQEVLNSQEIFGDELEIFAKKELQKEVVVPKAKGEILGVVIVESGWGSMLPTVVIANLMSGGAAARCGQLNIGDQLIAINGMSLVGLPLSTCQSYIRNAKNQTAVKFTVVPCPPVVEVKILRPKALFQLGFSVQNGVICSLLRGGIAERGGVRVGHRIIEINNQSVVAVPHDTIVKLLSSSVGEILMKTMPTSMFRLLTGQETPIYI
- the LOC108606942 gene encoding uncharacterized protein LOC108606942 isoform X4, giving the protein MNSCSDSSNDSMAMEPNANPTELHMNFAGSATGKNVAVSASQERYVWEMRTRSPNVTPASTVLNSPDLNAELQYAPMHQHQPFEQQLPGYLGTQQPPNYYYQRPHPHQIRVGRSPGSSQFEPEGLASPGSPTDVGKADGHCLRDGEIVVFDDIDTNWMNKPATTTALDRQSNEDVLKVTKMIGQLPIAEYEGSPRRFGNQSAGAGPVKPASYNAKRAPGFPQRVSPSTAQRLENNNVLGSKASMGNLIDLIDHEGTPTKTAAKVPTFDYLYEFSETRKVLEEFFKANPDDDEKHFTDYTTESGDDVASADLPPRVGVCNVDKHIEQAYIGQRLARIPKDELYMVHRSPRKQSSERIPYAEHNDIELYIDSNSRSSGELADTELEANLRRHSRNFTLSPETTDYDSNCGDLDSLSNDINCATTDYGKLYTSMPVLEDGLSSGHASDTENNVSVICDKQLQQQPQQSPQLIEEHEHNGNSDGERLENEYNSASLATATTCASPSRTPSPMPPQARATTPAEAAAAAAASPSPQPQVQLVIDATAAALTDSDHYGPVYAAAAAVAAATATLNSKPTSSAIGASSPVEIQEAMKEIRTALQRAKTQPDKLKYSDDGMLPADPDSPVWVPRKPTATPHRAEDDEADTDLETDRLLGQQDFFGEQLTAADSNANGLTNDTASNLNGSDNNSNPKPQAYSTATIRQGIGTSLTPNSPDICQIVGNADVSISSPDKLQYTKSPTGSIKSLKDATNSDKKAKTRNKEGLLEPKVLIEGVLFRARYLGSTQLVCEGQPTKSTRMMQAEEAVSRIKAPEGESQPSTEVDLFISTEKIMVLNTDLKEIMMDHALRTISYIADIGDLVVLMARRRFVPNSVGVVVDTLSCNATAGDSIESEALKEKENNGSGNNKESGGGSSNNKLNRTPKMICHVFESDEAQFIAQSIGQAFQVAYMEFLKANGIENENLAKEMDYQEVLNSQEIFGDELEIFAKKELQKEVVVPKAKGEILGVVIVESGWGSMLPTVVIANLMSGGAAARCGQLNIGDQLIAINGMSLVGLPLSTCQSYIRNAKNQTAVKFTVVPCPPVVEVKILRPKALFQLGFSVQNGVICSLLRGGIAERGGVRVGHRIIEINNQSVVAVPHDTIVKLLSSSVGEILMKTMPTSMFRLLTGQETPIYI